The genomic window TTTCATTATTCTTCCCTCCACCGGCTATAAACTGCCAATATTTTTCGCCGCTTCTTTTAAAAACAGCCACTTCCAGTTTTCCGTTTTCATTGATTACAAACGGGATTATCAATACCTGAAATTCAGCTCTCATATTGATTCATCCTTCAATGACTGGATTTTCATCGAACTCTTCCTATCAAAAATAAGTATAGCAGACACAAAAACAAAGTCAAGGTATTATCGGTCTGAGTTCTCTCCACTTTTCATCTTGATTTATACCCCCCTCTGTCATTCTGAGTCCGCTGACGGCGGACTCAGAATCTCGCCTTTTCCCTTTTCTAAAGGGCGATAAAGGGGGATTATAATCCTCCCCGATTCTCCAGAAGGGGGTAGCAAGGGTTATCCTTTAAAAAAGGAAGGAGTATTTGGTGAGTCTTTTTTGAAAAAGGAATATCACAGAAACTTCTTTTCCGCAACTGCAAAAAATTAACATTTCCGCTTAGTAATAACTATTAACATTTCTGCTTGGTAATATCAAAAAACGAGTTGTTGACTGAGTTAAATAAATAGTTATAATAAAATTATAGTGAAGATTGAATTGTTGAAAAGGATTCTCGTACGACATAAAAGGGAGTTAAAGCACAAATATCATGTTAAAGAGATAGGTATTTTTGGGTCTTATGTGAGAGGTGATCAAAAAAGAAAAAGTGATATTGACATTTTAGTCGAATTTGAAGAGGTGCCGGGGTTATTCAAATTCATCGAGTTAGAAGATTATTTGAGTGAAATTTTAGGAATAAAAACAGATCTGGTGATGAAAGATGCGTTAAAACCATACATTGGCAAACATATATTAGCTGAGGTTATTTATCTGTGAAGAGAGAGTACAAAGATTACTTGAATGATATCTACGACTCCATTGAAAAAATAGAAAAGTTCACAGAGCATATGAAATTCGCACAATTTGAAAAAGATGATAGAACAGTTCTGGCAGTTGTCAAAGCATTTGAAAAAATTGCATCTCGACAAAGCTCGATACTTACCGTGCCATGGGGTCAGATCTAAATATTTTACATGAGGTTGAGATCAATCTAAACGCCAAACATCATAAATGATTATTGCGATTTTAAATTTTCTAACGGGGCGAGCCTTAGCGATTTCCTTATTAAAAGATTCCTTTCAACGCCTTTATTCTGGGCAAGGAAGCTGAGGAAATAATATAGATACATTGGGTAATGTCTAAAATTGTGTAAAAATTTGTTGTGTTGGAAAAGAAAAATGGTGTATACTTACTAATGTAAGCTCCTCGGGCAGGATTCGAACCTGCAACCCTCCGGTTACATCGACCTTCAGTTTTCACTGAAGAATGGACTATCTCATTCCCGATGTCGGATTATATATAATCGACATGACGGGATCGGGCGCTTCCCTTCCGTTACGCACGGAAAGTACTTCCTTACGGAATAGTCTCTGCACCTTCCCTATACTTTTAGAAGTATAGGGCTTGGCTCAGGGTTACCATGCCTTGAAGGTTTAGGTTTCCCTGAATTCACCCGATTTTTCAACCACAATTTCTTGTGGAAGCTGCAACAAGCCCGCATGAACTTCACGATGGCAATTGGCACACAACAT from candidate division WOR-3 bacterium includes these protein-coding regions:
- a CDS encoding nucleotidyltransferase, with amino-acid sequence MIVKIELLKRILVRHKRELKHKYHVKEIGIFGSYVRGDQKRKSDIDILVEFEEVPGLFKFIELEDYLSEILGIKTDLVMKDALKPYIGKHILAEVIYL